From a single Peromyscus maniculatus bairdii isolate BWxNUB_F1_BW_parent chromosome 4, HU_Pman_BW_mat_3.1, whole genome shotgun sequence genomic region:
- the Cpxm1 gene encoding putative carboxypeptidase X1, with protein sequence MWGLLLAVTAFAPSVGLSLGAPSASVLGLAPGSTLAPHSSLTQPSTKANETSEQHVRLRVIKKKKIIVKKRKKLRQPGPSATARPLVTTNPAKTLPVPEKQEPGCPPLGLESLRVSDSQLEASSSQSFGLGPHRGRLNIQSGLEDGDLYDGAWCAEQQDTEPWFQVDAKNPVRFSGIVTQGRNSVWRYDWVTSYKVQFSNDSQTWWKSKNHSSGMDMVFPANSDLETPVLNLLPEPQVARFIRLLPQTWFQEGAPCLRAEILACPVSDPNDLSPEAHTLGSSDSLDFRHHNYKAMRKLMKQVNEQCPNITRIYSIGKSHQGLKLYVMEMSDQPGEHELGEPEVRYVAGMHGNEALGRELLLLLMQFLCHEFLRGNPRVTRLLTETRIHLLPSMNPDGYETAYHRGSELVGWAEGRWTHQGIDLNHNFADLNTPLWYAEDDGLVPHTVPNHHLPLPTYYTLPNATVAPETWAVIKWMKRIPFVLSANLHGGELVVSYPFDMTRTPWAARELTPTPDDAVFRWLSTVYAGTNRAMQDTDRRPCHSQDFSLHGNVINGADWHTVPGSMNDFSYLHTNCFEVTVELSCDKFPHEKELPQEWENNKDALLTYLEQVRMGIAGVVRDKDTELGIADAVIAVEGINHDVTTAWGGDYWRLLTPGDYVVTASAEGYHTVRRHCRVTFEEGPVPCNFLLTKTPKQRLRELLAAGAKVPPDLRRKLERLRGQKK encoded by the exons ATGTGGGGTCTCTTGCTCGCTGTGACTGCCTTTGCGCCTTCCGTCGGTCTGAGTCTGGGGGCGCCCAGCGCTTCAGTGCTGGGCCTGGCACCGGGCTCAACCCTGGCCCCACATAGCAGCCTTACACAGCCGTCCACGAAGGCAAATG AGACCTCAGAGCAGCATGTCCGGCTGCGAGtcatcaagaagaaaaaaatcatcgtCAAGAAGCGAAAGAAGCTAAGGCAACCCGGTCCTTCGGCGACTGCCAGGCCTTTGGTGACCACCAACCCAGCGAAGACCCTCCCTGTCCCTGAGAAACAAGAACCAG GATGTCCCCCTCTAGGCCTGGAGTCCTTGCGGGTTTCAGACAGCCAGCTTGAGGCCTCTAGCAGCCAGTCCTTTGGTCTTGGACCACACCGAGGGCGGCTCAACATCCAG tcagggcTGGAAGATGGTGATCTGTATGATGGGGCTTGGTGTGCCGAGCAGCAAGACACCGAGCCTTGGTTTCAAGTGGATGCCAAGAATCCTGTCCGCTTCTCGGGAATTGTTACGCAGGGCAGAAATTCTGTGTGGAG GTATGACTGGGTCACATCATACAAAGTGCAGTTCAGCAATGACAGCCAGACCTGGTGGAAGAGTAAGAATCACAGTAGTGGGATGGACATG GTATTTCCTGCCAACTCAGACTTAGAGACCCCAGTGTTGAACCTCCTGCCAGAGCCTCAGGTGGCTCGCTTCATTCGCCTGCTGCCTCAGACCTGGTTCCAGGAAGGTGCCCCTTGCCTCCGGGCAGAGATCCTGGCCTGTCCAGTCTCAG ATCCTAATGACCTGTCTCCTGAGGCCCACACGCTGGGATCTTCTGACTCTCTGGACTTCCGGCATCACAATTACAAGGCTATGAGGAAG ttGATGAAACAGGTGAATGAACAGTGTCCCAACATCACTCGCATCTACAGCATCGGGAAGAGCCACCAGGGTCTGAAGCTGTATGTGATGGAGATGTCAGACCAGCCTGGGGAGCATGAGCTGG GAGAGCCTGAGGTCCGCTACGTGGCTGGAATGCATGGGAACGAGGCCCTGGGGCGGGAGTTACTTCTGCTTTTGATGCAGTTCTTATGTCACGAGTTCCTGCGAGGGAACCCACGAGTGACTCGGCTGCTTACTGAGACCCGTATTCACCTGCTGCCCTCCATGAATCCTGATGGCTATGAGACCGCCTACCACAGG GGCTCAGAGCTGGTGGGCTGGGCAGAGGGTCGCTGGACCCACCAGGGCATTGACCTTAACCACAATTTTGCTGACCTCAACACACCACTGTGGTATGCAGAAGATGATGGGCTGGTACCCCACACTGTCCCCAACCATCACCTACCACTGCCTACTTACTATACCCTGCCCAATGCCACT GTGGCTCCTGAAACGTGGGCAGTGATCAAATGGATGAAGCGTATTCCGTTTGTGCTGAGTGCCAACCTCCATGGGGGTGAACTTGTGGTGTCCTACCCTTTCGACATGACTCGGACGCCGTGGGCTGCTCGTGAACTCACCCCCACACCGGATGACGCTGTCTTTCGCTGGCTTAGCACGGTCTATGCTGGCACTAACAGGGCCATGCAAGACACAGATCGCCGACCTTGCCATAGCCAGGACTTCTCCTTGCATGGCAATGTCATTAATGGAGCCGACTGGCACACAGTTCCTGGGA GCATGAACGACTTCAGCTACCTACACACCAATTGCTTTGAGGTCACTGTGGAGCTGTCCTGTGACAAATTCCCTCATGAGAAGGAGCTGCCTCAGGAGTGGGAAAACAACAAAGATGCCCTTCTCACGTACCTGGAGCAG GTGCGCATGGGCATCGCAGGAGTAGTGCGGGACAAAGACACAGAGCTGGGGATTGCGGATGCTGTCATTGCTGTGGAGGGCATTAACCACGATGTCacgacag CATGGGGCGGAGATTATTGGCGGTTGCTGACTCCTGGGGACTACGTGGTGACAGCCAGTGCTGAGGGCTACCATACAGTTAGACGGCACTGTCGGGTCACCTTTGAAGAGGGCCCTGTTCCCTGCAATTTCCTACTCACCAAGACTCCTAAGCAGAGGCTTCGAGAGCTGCTGGCAGCGGGGGCCAAGGTGCCCCCAGACCTTCGGAGGAAGCTAGAGCggctgaggggacagaaaaagtaA